A region of Onychomys torridus chromosome 10, mOncTor1.1, whole genome shotgun sequence DNA encodes the following proteins:
- the LOC118591928 gene encoding PRAME family member 12-like → MSIHSPPTLEELARQALLRNEALAISALETLPWTLFPLLFVDAFNGEHTRIVKAMVAAWPLPYLPVGALMNTFNLEVLQDMLEGLDVLLTQNVHPRYELTGPLKVITDLYFRFQLDEKETNFLQWAQQRKDSLQLCCVNMKIESLSLDNVRKILTVFQPEHIQVLELSIDWSWCTLAQFSPYLAQMRNLHTLSLVQIHKNRFGLDDITYLEEKFVRRFLSQFSTLSRLQHLYLNGISLVGDQVKLLLRNLKTPLESFSVTHCLVFRSHLSHLSQCERLHQLKHLDMCGVLLSYMLCMNPLRVLLEKVANTLETLGFQGCGITDSQLSVLLPALSQCSKLTKINFYFNDFSVNALSDLFLHTANFTKMAVEQYPAPVECYDEFGYFSRERFIQLCPMLMDTLRTIRQPKDISFAALLCSSYNHCVYGLESRVCTCQR, encoded by the exons ATGAGCATCCACTCCCCACCCACACTGGAGGAGCTGGCAAGGCAGGCGCTGCTGAGAAATGAGGCCTTGGCCATCTCTGCTCTGGAGACCCTGCCCTGGACACTCTTCCCACTACTGTTCGTGGATGCCTTCAATGGAGAACACACTAGGATTGTGAAGGCAATGGTGGCAGCTTGGCCTTTGCCCTACCTCCCTGTGGGGGCGCTGATGAACACCTTCAACCTGGAGGTCTTACAGGATATGCTGGAAGGACTGGATGTCCTACTGACACAGAATGTTCACCCCAG ATATGAGCTGACTGGGCCTCTGAAGGTGATAACTGACCTTTACTTCAGGTTCCAACtggatgaaaaagaaacaaacttcttACAGTGGGCCCAGCAGAGAAAAGACTCCCTACAGCTCTGCTGTGTGAACATGAAGATTGAGTCATTGTCCCTGGATAATGTCAGGAAGATTCTGACAGTTTTCCAGCCTGAGCACATCCAGGTGTTGGAACTCAGTATAGATTGGAGTTGGTGCACTCTGGCACAATTTTCTCCCTACCTAGCTCAGATGAGAAATCTTCACACGCTTTCTCTAGTGCAAATCCACAAGAATAGATTTGGGCTTGATGATATAACATACTTAGAAGAGAAGTTTGTCAGAAGATTCCTTTCTCAGTTCTCCACACTCAGCCGTCTCCAGCATCTCTATTTGAATGGTATCTCTCTTGTCGGTGACCAGGTGAAACTCTTGCTCAG GAACCTGAAGACGCCCTTGGAATCCTTCTCCGTCACCCACTGCCTGGTCTTCCGGTCACACTTGAGTCACCTGTCCCAGTGTGAGCGCCTCCATCAACTCAAACACCTGGACATGTGTGGTGTTCTTCTGTCCTATATGTTGTGTATGAATCCTCTTAGAGTTCTCCTAGAGAAAGTGGCAAATACTCTTGAGACTCTGGGATTTCAGGGCTGTGGGATAACGGACTCCCAACTCAGCGTTCTCCTACCTGCCCTCAGCCAATGCTCGAAGCTCAccaagattaatttttattttaatgacttctCTGTGAATGCCCTGAGTGACCTTTTCCTCCACACAGCCAACTTTACCAAGATGGCCGTGGAGCAGTACCCTGCCCCTGTGGAGTGCTATGATGAATTCGGTTACTTCTCCAGAGAGAGATTTATACAACTTtgccccatgctcatggatacacTCAGGACCATTAGGCAGCCCAAGGATATCTCCTTTGCTGCACTTCTCTGCAGTAGTTATAATCACTGTGTGTACGGCCTGGAGTCCAGAGTTTGTACCTGCCAGAGGTAA